From the genome of Cedecea lapagei, one region includes:
- a CDS encoding LysE family transporter, whose amino-acid sequence MPGIIHYGTFVVSFILLLIIPGPGNLILITSASKGGARSGYLCLMGILLGDQVLLWLAIAGVAALLESSPHVFQIIKWLGAAYLLWMGAQLLMKAYTSAPPPPVTGKRTPFLQGMVITLMNPKPILFYVMFLPLFIDPARSLGIPTFGILAGTAAALTFIYCSIMIFLTTSLAEKVRSRPGMVFLLEKAAGLFLALFAVKLAFFS is encoded by the coding sequence ATGCCCGGCATCATTCATTACGGCACCTTTGTCGTCTCTTTCATCCTGCTGTTAATTATTCCCGGCCCCGGCAATCTGATTCTGATTACCAGCGCCAGCAAAGGCGGCGCGCGCAGCGGCTATCTCTGCCTGATGGGGATTTTGTTGGGTGACCAGGTGCTGCTGTGGTTGGCTATCGCGGGCGTAGCGGCGCTGCTGGAGTCCTCGCCGCATGTTTTCCAGATAATCAAATGGCTCGGCGCAGCTTACCTGCTGTGGATGGGCGCGCAGCTGCTGATGAAGGCGTATACCAGCGCCCCGCCGCCGCCGGTGACCGGCAAAAGAACGCCATTTTTGCAGGGCATGGTTATCACTCTGATGAACCCCAAGCCCATTCTGTTTTATGTAATGTTTCTGCCGCTGTTTATCGACCCGGCGCGCAGCCTGGGGATCCCGACCTTCGGGATTTTGGCCGGTACCGCCGCCGCGCTGACCTTTATCTACTGTTCGATAATGATCTTCCTGACCACCTCGCTTGCCGAGAAGGTCCGTTCGCGGCCCGGCATGGTCTTTCTGCTGGAGAAAGCAGCCGGTCTGTTCCTTGCGTTGTTTGCGGTGAAGCTGGCGTTTTTTAGCTGA
- a CDS encoding type II toxin-antitoxin system CcdA family antitoxin produces MPASASIRVKKTVTVTLEPDLIQEAKAAGINLSQTLRNALKAEIKEIEAARWKKENEAAIDYLNQLTEENGLLSDTYRTF; encoded by the coding sequence ATGCCCGCATCAGCAAGTATACGAGTGAAAAAAACCGTCACCGTCACACTAGAGCCAGATCTGATTCAGGAAGCCAAAGCGGCAGGAATCAACTTGTCACAAACGTTGCGTAATGCTCTAAAAGCCGAAATCAAGGAGATTGAAGCCGCTCGCTGGAAGAAAGAAAACGAAGCCGCAATCGACTATTTGAACCAGCTCACGGAAGAAAACGGACTTTTATCCGACACCTACAGGACGTTCTAA
- a CDS encoding LysR family transcriptional regulator — protein MAGIKLNQLEMLIAAVENNGFSAAAAALGCTQSRISHAISELEQHLNVRLLHRSRSGCTPTAACTQILKDAKKIMQLLEGIEQAAAEAPQLAGRVRVACFRSATANLLPPYFEALATALPDIHLDIDDSATEYHHLNDAVVSGRADIGITIQGYPESLHGVPYISDPYMLMLPRSFRLQQPFSWHQLEKLPFIQPNANTLSPAVERCREMGLRNEVVHKLASDSGIVGLVNQGLGFSIMPWLSVLPVPENMRILDLPQPLRRHLFIVTRPELRHDKVIATLINFLRDKALIRTTSVWRSGMLAFDY, from the coding sequence ATGGCCGGAATAAAGCTAAATCAGCTGGAAATGCTGATAGCCGCAGTGGAAAACAATGGTTTCAGCGCTGCGGCCGCAGCATTGGGCTGTACTCAATCGCGCATTAGCCATGCGATTTCCGAACTGGAGCAGCACCTGAATGTGCGCCTGCTGCACCGCTCGCGCAGCGGCTGCACCCCGACTGCCGCCTGCACGCAGATTCTCAAAGATGCGAAAAAAATCATGCAGCTGCTGGAAGGCATTGAGCAGGCGGCGGCGGAAGCGCCGCAGCTTGCCGGGCGCGTGCGGGTGGCCTGCTTTCGCAGCGCGACGGCGAACCTGCTGCCCCCTTACTTTGAGGCGCTCGCTACTGCCTTACCCGATATTCATCTGGATATTGATGACAGCGCGACGGAATACCACCACCTCAACGACGCGGTGGTGTCCGGGCGGGCGGACATCGGCATTACCATTCAGGGCTACCCGGAGTCGCTGCACGGCGTACCGTACATCAGCGACCCTTACATGCTGATGCTGCCCCGCAGCTTCCGGCTGCAGCAGCCTTTTAGCTGGCATCAGTTGGAAAAGCTGCCGTTTATCCAGCCGAACGCAAACACGCTGAGCCCCGCCGTTGAGCGCTGTCGTGAAATGGGGCTGCGTAACGAGGTGGTGCATAAGCTTGCCAGCGACAGCGGGATTGTCGGGCTGGTGAATCAGGGGCTGGGGTTTTCGATTATGCCGTGGCTTTCGGTGCTGCCGGTGCCGGAAAATATGCGCATTCTGGATTTACCTCAGCCGCTGCGCCGCCATTTGTTCATCGTCACCCGTCCTGAACTGCGGCACGATAAAGTGATCGCCACGCTGATTAACTTCCTGCGTGATAAGGCGCTGATCCGTACGACCAGCGTCTGGCGTTCAGGCATGCTGGCGTTCGATTACTGA
- a CDS encoding CcdB family protein yields MQFTVYKNTGKPTAYPYLLNVQSNIIGRRNTRVVIPLFPAENYKGPRTDKLTPSINLAGEDFIVMTHELASIPERVLGAEHCSAAEYENTIKAALNFLFYGIE; encoded by the coding sequence ATGCAATTCACCGTCTACAAAAATACGGGAAAGCCCACGGCTTACCCGTATTTATTGAATGTTCAGAGCAACATCATTGGGCGCAGAAACACCCGAGTCGTCATTCCTTTATTTCCAGCTGAAAACTATAAAGGACCACGCACGGACAAACTCACCCCATCCATTAACCTGGCCGGTGAAGATTTTATTGTGATGACTCATGAACTCGCGAGTATCCCTGAACGGGTACTCGGCGCAGAACACTGCAGCGCGGCTGAATATGAAAATACAATAAAAGCAGCGCTTAACTTCCTTTTCTATGGCATCGAGTAG
- a CDS encoding M24 family metallopeptidase: MNKADHLQAVTAKARAIMARNNIEALVVTTPDNFCHVTGFASFFMYTFRHTGAALAVIFRDEKLPSLIVMNEFEAAGLQFELANYELKTFPVWVDVDEPFNPQRVVKERPIGPPVEAVFTLLKSTLADAGVLDKNIAIELNAMSNGGKQTLDKVIPNLRLVDSTAIFNELRMVKSPWEIVFLRKSAEITEYGISEAFKAIGAGCSAWDLTAAYKAAIMQHPETNLSRFHLISVGDDFAPKLIPSREPVKPGDLIKFDCGVDVAGYGADLARTVVFGQPTAMAERIYQTILQGHEHMLSLIGPGVKLSHVFNDTMSKIKASGLPHYNRGHLGHGDGLFLGLEEAPFVSAAATETFEPGMVFSVETPYYGIGVGAIMLEDMLLITDDGYELFSHLPRELRRFG; encoded by the coding sequence ATGAATAAAGCAGATCATCTCCAGGCGGTCACGGCCAAAGCCAGGGCGATCATGGCACGGAACAATATTGAGGCTTTGGTGGTGACCACCCCGGACAACTTTTGCCATGTCACCGGGTTTGCCAGTTTCTTTATGTACACCTTTCGCCACACCGGCGCGGCGCTGGCGGTCATTTTCCGGGATGAAAAGTTACCTTCCTTGATCGTGATGAACGAGTTTGAGGCGGCAGGTTTACAGTTTGAGCTGGCGAACTATGAGCTGAAGACCTTCCCGGTTTGGGTGGATGTCGATGAGCCTTTTAACCCGCAGCGGGTGGTGAAAGAGCGGCCGATTGGCCCGCCGGTTGAGGCGGTTTTCACTCTGCTCAAGTCCACTTTAGCGGACGCGGGCGTGCTGGATAAAAACATCGCTATCGAGCTGAATGCCATGAGCAACGGCGGCAAGCAGACCCTGGATAAGGTGATCCCGAATTTACGGCTGGTGGACTCCACGGCAATCTTCAATGAGCTACGGATGGTCAAAAGCCCGTGGGAGATAGTCTTCCTGCGAAAAAGCGCGGAGATCACCGAGTATGGCATCAGTGAAGCCTTCAAGGCGATTGGGGCGGGATGTTCGGCGTGGGATCTCACTGCGGCATATAAAGCAGCCATTATGCAGCACCCGGAGACGAACCTTTCGCGCTTCCATTTGATCTCGGTTGGCGATGATTTTGCCCCCAAACTCATCCCGAGCCGTGAACCCGTTAAACCGGGAGATTTAATCAAGTTTGACTGCGGCGTGGATGTTGCCGGGTACGGGGCGGATTTGGCGCGTACCGTGGTGTTCGGGCAGCCTACGGCAATGGCTGAGCGAATCTACCAAACGATTTTGCAGGGCCACGAGCATATGCTCAGCCTGATTGGCCCGGGCGTGAAGCTCAGCCACGTCTTTAACGACACGATGAGCAAAATAAAAGCCAGTGGCTTGCCGCATTATAACCGCGGCCATTTAGGGCATGGTGATGGGCTGTTCCTGGGCCTGGAAGAGGCGCCTTTTGTTAGCGCGGCGGCAACCGAAACCTTCGAGCCTGGCATGGTCTTTAGCGTGGAAACGCCTTACTACGGCATCGGCGTTGGGGCGATCATGCTGGAAGATATGTTGCTCATCACCGACGACGGCTATGAGCTGTTTAGCCATTTACCCCGAGAATTACGGCGCTTCGGGTAA
- a CDS encoding S66 family peptidase — protein sequence MPQLYARPLAVGDTLAVFSPSSAATAFAPKRYQRAKAFIESQGFYLQEGSLTGKKDSWRSGSIRERADEFNALLHDPNVRCIISAIGGLNSNSLLPYIDYAQLMKDPKIIIGYSDVTALLAGIYQRTGLITFYGPAVVASLGEFPPLVDTTFDYFLNILSRPQTLPYALSQPAEWSEEMIDWETQSRGKTLRPGGWRFEGAGKVEGRVIGGNLNTLYGLWGSEYMPDINRGDILFIEDSLHSAAELEREFSHLLLCGVFDRIAAIVLGRHELFDDQGSGKSPLQILREVLNGREIPIVSDFDCCHTHPMLTLPLGVRMLIDFDNQAISLTSPWLEPRQ from the coding sequence ATGCCCCAGCTTTACGCCCGCCCTTTAGCCGTCGGCGATACGCTCGCGGTATTTTCGCCCTCTTCCGCCGCCACCGCATTTGCGCCAAAGCGTTACCAGAGAGCGAAGGCCTTTATTGAATCACAGGGATTTTATCTGCAGGAAGGTAGCCTGACGGGCAAAAAGGATTCCTGGCGTTCCGGCTCGATTCGCGAGCGAGCGGATGAGTTTAATGCCCTTTTGCATGACCCGAACGTGCGCTGCATTATCTCGGCTATCGGCGGCTTAAACAGCAACTCATTGCTGCCTTACATCGACTACGCGCAGCTGATGAAAGATCCCAAAATTATCATCGGCTATTCGGACGTGACCGCGCTACTGGCAGGCATCTATCAAAGGACAGGGCTGATTACCTTTTATGGCCCGGCGGTGGTGGCCTCTTTGGGTGAATTCCCTCCGCTGGTCGACACCACTTTTGACTATTTCCTCAACATCCTCAGCAGGCCGCAGACGCTGCCGTACGCGCTGAGCCAGCCCGCTGAATGGAGCGAGGAGATGATCGACTGGGAAACCCAGTCCCGGGGGAAAACGCTGCGGCCCGGTGGCTGGCGCTTCGAGGGCGCTGGCAAAGTAGAAGGCCGAGTCATTGGTGGCAACCTGAATACCCTTTACGGCCTCTGGGGCAGTGAATATATGCCCGATATCAACCGGGGCGATATTTTGTTTATTGAGGACAGTCTGCACAGCGCGGCGGAACTGGAGCGAGAATTTTCGCACCTTTTACTGTGCGGCGTATTCGACCGCATCGCCGCCATTGTGCTCGGCAGGCACGAGCTGTTTGACGACCAGGGCAGCGGAAAATCGCCGCTGCAAATCCTGAGGGAAGTGCTCAATGGCCGCGAGATCCCTATCGTCTCCGATTTCGACTGCTGCCACACGCACCCGATGCTGACGCTCCCGCTCGGCGTGCGGATGCTCATCGATTTTGACAATCAGGCCATTTCGCTGACCAGCCCATGGCTGGAGCCCCGTCAGTAA
- a CDS encoding ABC transporter permease → MDILHDTWLWFLQADHWNGDLGIWHRFAEHLYYVLISLVIGALVAQPLGILLGYWRRGAFFAINLFNIGQAFPSLGIILLCIMLLGFNDVPVFIALVALAIPPMLTNTYVGISHADQTLCDAAKAMGMTPLQSLLKVRIPLAMPLIFAGIRTSLLQLIATAVVAAYAGLDGLGRFLIDGLGQRDYPQVIAGSVVISLLAIGCELLMAQVARRWLNFAIPTAG, encoded by the coding sequence ATGGATATTCTTCATGACACCTGGCTGTGGTTCTTACAGGCCGACCACTGGAACGGCGATCTCGGCATCTGGCACCGTTTCGCTGAGCATCTCTACTACGTGCTGATTAGTCTCGTTATTGGCGCTTTGGTAGCCCAGCCGCTCGGCATTCTGCTCGGCTACTGGCGGCGTGGGGCGTTTTTCGCCATCAACCTGTTCAACATTGGCCAAGCGTTCCCTTCGCTGGGGATCATTCTGCTGTGCATTATGCTGCTTGGCTTCAACGATGTGCCTGTATTTATCGCTCTGGTTGCGCTGGCTATTCCGCCGATGCTGACCAACACCTATGTCGGCATTAGCCATGCCGATCAAACGCTGTGCGATGCCGCAAAAGCGATGGGCATGACGCCGCTGCAGAGCCTTCTTAAGGTCCGTATTCCCCTAGCGATGCCGCTGATTTTTGCCGGGATCCGTACCTCTTTGCTGCAGCTTATCGCCACCGCGGTGGTGGCGGCTTATGCCGGGCTGGATGGCTTAGGGCGCTTTCTTATCGACGGTCTCGGGCAGCGCGATTACCCGCAGGTCATTGCCGGTTCGGTGGTGATCTCGCTGCTGGCGATTGGCTGTGAGCTGTTAATGGCCCAGGTCGCCAGGCGCTGGCTTAATTTTGCAATACCAACAGCAGGTTAG
- a CDS encoding ABC transporter ATP-binding protein translates to MIQLENINKIYPGNVQHAINSLNMTINEGELCTFVGPSGCGKTTTLRMINRLDIPDSGEVYIQGQPLSRADIIQVRRKIGFVMQSPALFPHRTVAENIATVPHLLGWDKRAIARRIDELVALMSLNPLVLKRYPHQLSGGQQSRVSIARALAADPPILLMDEPFAAIDPVVRDKLQGELLSLQGRLHKTIILVTHDINEAIRLGDRIAIFREGGHLEQFDTPDNILSWPASDFVRDFIGPEPNLKRLGMMRVGDLPRRDVPVLTHDEPVSSDTSLLNGQRALVLDADGRPLHWLENGQQLPVRIAEESESLRHVYSELLDVPQGVLVRVTPEGRYAGAVDSGLLSDALNRHQELHRND, encoded by the coding sequence ATGATTCAACTAGAAAACATCAATAAGATCTACCCGGGCAATGTACAGCACGCAATCAACTCGCTGAATATGACGATTAACGAAGGAGAGCTATGCACCTTCGTCGGTCCCAGCGGCTGCGGCAAAACCACCACCCTGAGGATGATTAACCGGCTGGACATACCCGACAGCGGTGAAGTCTATATTCAGGGCCAGCCGCTCTCCCGCGCTGACATTATTCAGGTACGCCGCAAGATAGGCTTTGTGATGCAAAGCCCGGCGCTATTTCCTCACCGTACCGTGGCGGAAAACATCGCCACCGTGCCGCACCTGCTGGGCTGGGACAAACGTGCCATCGCCCGTCGCATTGACGAGCTGGTGGCGCTGATGTCGCTGAACCCTCTGGTGCTGAAACGCTATCCCCACCAGCTTTCTGGCGGGCAACAAAGCCGGGTTTCTATCGCCCGAGCCCTTGCTGCCGATCCGCCAATCTTGCTGATGGATGAACCTTTTGCCGCCATCGACCCGGTGGTACGCGACAAGCTACAGGGCGAGCTGCTGTCGCTGCAGGGGCGTTTGCATAAAACCATTATTCTGGTGACCCACGATATCAACGAGGCGATTCGCCTCGGCGACCGCATTGCCATTTTCCGTGAAGGTGGGCACCTCGAACAGTTTGATACCCCGGACAATATTCTCTCCTGGCCCGCCAGCGACTTTGTGCGTGACTTTATTGGTCCGGAACCGAATCTGAAGCGTCTTGGCATGATGCGCGTAGGCGACCTGCCGCGCCGTGATGTACCGGTCCTGACGCATGATGAGCCAGTATCTTCCGATACCAGCCTGCTCAACGGGCAGCGTGCTCTGGTCCTGGATGCCGACGGGCGGCCTCTGCACTGGCTCGAAAATGGGCAGCAGCTCCCGGTGCGGATTGCCGAAGAGAGTGAGTCGCTGCGCCACGTTTACAGCGAGTTGCTGGACGTACCGCAGGGCGTGCTGGTGCGTGTAACGCCCGAGGGTCGCTACGCCGGCGCCGTTGATAGCGGTCTGCTAAGTGATGCGCTCAACCGCCACCAGGAGCTGCACCGCAATGATTGA
- the guaA gene encoding glutamine-hydrolyzing GMP synthase gives MTENIHKHRILILDFGSQYTQLVARRVRELGVYCELWAWDVTEAQIREFNPSGIILSGGPESTTEENSPRAPEYVFEAGVPVFGVCYGMQTMAMQLGGHVESSNEREFGYAQVEVKTDSALVRGIEDSLSAAGKPLLDVWMSHGDKVTAIPSDFVTVASTETCPFAIMANEEKRFYGVQFHPEVTHTRQGQRLLERFVLEICGCEALWTPAKIIEDAIVRIREQVGDDKVILGLSGGVDSSVTAMLLHRAIGKNLTCVFVDNGLLRLNEAQQVMDMFGDHFGLNIVHVEGENRFLTALAGENDPEAKRKIIGRVFVEVFDEEALKLEDVKWLAQGTIYPDVIESAASATGKAHVIKSHHNVGGLPKEMKMGLVEPLRELFKDEVRKIGLELGLPYDMLYRHPFPGPGLGVRVLGEVKKEYCDLLRRADAIFIEELHKADLYNKVSQAFTVFLPVRSVGVMGDGRKYDWVVSLRAVETIDFMTAHWAHLPYDFLGRVSNRIINEVNGISRVVYDISGKPPATIEWE, from the coding sequence ATGACGGAAAACATTCATAAACATCGCATCCTGATCCTCGACTTCGGTTCTCAGTACACTCAGCTGGTGGCGCGCCGCGTCCGTGAGCTGGGCGTTTACTGTGAGCTGTGGGCATGGGATGTTACCGAAGCTCAAATTCGTGAGTTCAACCCAAGCGGCATCATTCTCTCCGGCGGCCCGGAAAGCACCACCGAAGAAAACAGCCCTCGTGCACCTGAGTATGTGTTTGAAGCCGGCGTGCCGGTGTTCGGCGTTTGCTACGGCATGCAGACCATGGCCATGCAGCTGGGCGGCCACGTTGAAAGCTCCAACGAGCGTGAATTTGGCTACGCCCAGGTTGAAGTGAAAACCGACAGCGCGCTGGTTCGCGGCATCGAAGACTCCCTGAGCGCAGCCGGTAAGCCGCTGCTGGACGTGTGGATGAGCCACGGCGACAAGGTCACCGCCATCCCGTCTGACTTCGTCACCGTTGCCAGCACCGAAACTTGTCCATTTGCCATTATGGCCAACGAAGAAAAACGTTTCTACGGCGTGCAGTTCCACCCGGAAGTGACCCATACCCGTCAGGGCCAGCGTCTGCTGGAGCGTTTTGTTCTGGAGATCTGCGGCTGCGAAGCGCTGTGGACCCCGGCTAAAATCATCGAAGACGCGATCGTCCGCATCCGCGAGCAGGTGGGTGACGACAAAGTTATTCTTGGCCTGTCCGGCGGCGTTGACTCCTCCGTGACCGCGATGCTGCTGCACCGCGCCATCGGCAAAAACCTGACCTGCGTGTTCGTGGACAACGGCCTGCTGCGCCTGAACGAAGCCCAGCAGGTTATGGACATGTTCGGCGACCACTTCGGCCTGAACATCGTTCACGTTGAAGGCGAAAACCGCTTCCTGACCGCGCTGGCGGGCGAGAACGACCCTGAAGCCAAACGTAAGATCATCGGCCGCGTGTTCGTGGAAGTGTTCGACGAAGAAGCGCTGAAGCTGGAAGACGTTAAGTGGCTGGCGCAGGGCACCATCTATCCTGACGTTATCGAGTCTGCGGCCTCCGCGACCGGGAAAGCACACGTCATCAAATCTCACCACAACGTGGGCGGCCTGCCGAAAGAGATGAAGATGGGCCTGGTTGAGCCGCTGCGCGAGCTGTTCAAAGATGAAGTGCGTAAAATCGGCCTCGAGCTGGGCCTGCCGTACGACATGCTTTACCGCCACCCGTTCCCGGGCCCAGGCCTCGGCGTTCGCGTGCTGGGTGAAGTGAAGAAAGAGTACTGCGACCTGCTGCGCCGCGCCGACGCTATCTTCATCGAAGAGCTGCACAAAGCCGACCTGTACAACAAAGTGAGCCAGGCGTTCACCGTGTTCCTGCCGGTCCGTTCCGTGGGCGTAATGGGCGATGGCCGCAAGTACGACTGGGTTGTTTCCCTGCGTGCGGTAGAAACCATCGACTTTATGACCGCTCACTGGGCGCATCTGCCGTATGACTTCCTCGGCCGCGTGTCCAACCGCATCATCAACGAAGTGAACGGCATCTCCCGCGTGGTTTACGATATCTCCGGTAAGCCACCTGCTACGATCGAGTGGGAATAA
- a CDS encoding type II toxin-antitoxin system Phd/YefM family antitoxin: MKIETISYVKKNAATLDLSEPILVTQNGVPAYVIESYDQQQERENAIALLKLLTLSEKDKAEGRVFSKDQLLDGLAD; this comes from the coding sequence ATGAAAATAGAGACAATCAGCTACGTTAAAAAGAACGCCGCAACGCTCGATCTGTCAGAACCTATCCTGGTCACACAAAATGGTGTTCCGGCTTATGTTATAGAGTCCTATGACCAGCAGCAGGAACGAGAAAACGCCATTGCTTTGCTGAAGTTGCTTACCCTGTCAGAGAAAGATAAAGCGGAAGGGCGCGTGTTCTCGAAAGACCAGTTGCTCGATGGCCTTGCGGATTAA
- the guaB gene encoding IMP dehydrogenase produces MLRIAKEALTFDDVLLVPAHSTVLPNTADLGTQLTKTIRLNIPMLSAAMDTVTEARLAIALAQEGGLGFIHKNMSIERQAEEVKRVKKHESGVVTDPQTVLPGTTLREVKELTERNGFAGYPVVTEENELVGIITGRDVRFVTDLSQPVSVYMTPKERLVTVKEGEARDVVLAKMHEKRVEKALVVDASFHLRGMITVKDFQKAERKPNACKDEQGRLRVGAAVGAGAGNEERVDALVAAGVDILLIDSSHGHSEGVLQRIRETRAKYPDLQIIGGNVATAAGARALAEAGCSAVKVGIGPGSICTTRIVTGVGVPQITAVADAVEALEGTGIPVIADGGIRFSGDIAKAIAAGAAAVMVGGMLAGTEESPGEIELYQGRAFKSYRGMGSLGAMSKGSSDRYFQTDNAADKLVPEGIEGRVAYKGRLKEIVHQQMGGLRSCMGLTGCGTIDELRTKAEFVRISGAGIQESHVHDVTITKESPNYRMGS; encoded by the coding sequence ATGCTACGTATCGCTAAAGAAGCACTGACGTTTGACGACGTTCTCCTCGTTCCAGCTCACTCTACCGTTCTGCCGAACACGGCCGATCTCGGCACCCAACTGACCAAAACTATTCGTCTGAATATCCCTATGCTGTCCGCAGCGATGGATACCGTGACGGAAGCGCGTCTGGCTATCGCCCTTGCGCAGGAAGGCGGTCTTGGTTTCATCCACAAAAATATGTCGATTGAACGCCAGGCAGAAGAAGTGAAGCGCGTTAAGAAACACGAAAGTGGCGTGGTCACTGACCCGCAAACCGTGCTGCCTGGAACCACCCTGCGTGAAGTGAAAGAATTAACCGAACGTAACGGCTTTGCCGGTTACCCGGTAGTGACCGAAGAAAACGAACTGGTGGGTATCATTACCGGCCGTGACGTGCGCTTCGTGACCGACCTGAGCCAGCCTGTTAGCGTGTACATGACCCCGAAAGAGCGTCTGGTTACCGTGAAAGAAGGCGAAGCCCGCGACGTCGTGCTGGCTAAAATGCACGAAAAACGCGTTGAAAAAGCGCTGGTTGTGGACGCGAGCTTCCACCTGCGCGGCATGATCACCGTTAAGGACTTCCAGAAAGCAGAGCGTAAACCTAACGCCTGTAAAGATGAGCAGGGCCGTCTGCGCGTTGGGGCTGCGGTTGGCGCAGGCGCAGGCAACGAAGAGCGCGTTGACGCTCTGGTCGCCGCTGGCGTTGATATTCTGCTGATTGACTCCTCTCACGGCCACTCCGAAGGCGTTCTGCAGCGTATTCGTGAAACCCGCGCTAAATATCCTGACCTGCAAATCATCGGCGGTAACGTAGCAACCGCCGCTGGCGCTCGTGCACTGGCGGAAGCTGGCTGCAGCGCGGTTAAAGTCGGTATCGGCCCTGGCTCCATCTGTACCACTCGTATCGTAACCGGCGTTGGCGTTCCGCAGATCACCGCCGTGGCTGACGCGGTTGAAGCCCTGGAAGGCACCGGTATTCCGGTTATCGCCGACGGCGGCATTCGCTTCTCCGGCGACATCGCTAAAGCTATCGCCGCTGGCGCAGCTGCGGTGATGGTTGGCGGTATGCTGGCAGGTACCGAAGAGTCTCCAGGCGAAATCGAACTGTACCAGGGCCGTGCTTTCAAATCCTACCGCGGCATGGGTTCTCTGGGCGCGATGTCCAAAGGCTCTTCTGACCGTTACTTCCAGACCGACAACGCTGCGGACAAACTGGTGCCGGAAGGTATCGAAGGCCGCGTGGCGTATAAAGGCCGTCTGAAAGAGATCGTTCACCAGCAGATGGGCGGCCTGCGTTCCTGTATGGGCCTGACCGGCTGTGGTACCATCGACGAGCTGCGTACCAAAGCGGAATTCGTGCGCATCAGCGGTGCCGGTATCCAGGAAAGCCACGTCCACGACGTGACCATCACTAAAGAGTCTCCGAACTACCGCATGGGCTCCTGA
- a CDS encoding ABC transporter permease, with product MIDWQWVTDNLDMIGELMLQHLQMVLLSLAMGTVLTAIMLLLSIVWPALSGPLISLSGVLFTIPSLALFILLLPWTGLSMTTAVIGLTLYSLLILLRNVLAGMQKLPADVLESGRALGYTRFGRFIEVELFLILPALFAGLRIASVTLVGLVIVTALIGQGGLGQLMILGFNQNFLTPILVSLALSLVLSLFLDLLIARLGYSLTGWTR from the coding sequence ATGATTGACTGGCAATGGGTGACCGACAATCTCGATATGATCGGCGAGCTGATGCTACAGCATTTGCAGATGGTGCTGCTGTCTCTGGCGATGGGTACTGTGTTGACCGCGATAATGCTGCTGCTTTCCATCGTCTGGCCCGCGCTCTCCGGGCCGCTGATCTCGCTGAGCGGCGTGCTGTTTACCATCCCTTCACTGGCGCTGTTTATTCTGCTGCTGCCGTGGACCGGGCTGTCGATGACGACCGCGGTGATCGGGTTGACTCTCTATTCGCTGCTGATCCTGCTGCGCAACGTGCTGGCGGGGATGCAGAAGCTGCCAGCGGATGTGCTGGAGTCGGGCAGGGCGCTTGGCTATACGCGATTTGGCCGCTTTATCGAAGTTGAGCTGTTCCTGATCCTGCCTGCCTTGTTTGCCGGTTTGCGCATCGCTTCCGTGACGCTGGTGGGGCTGGTGATCGTCACCGCGCTGATCGGTCAGGGTGGCCTGGGGCAGCTGATGATCCTCGGTTTTAACCAAAACTTTTTGACGCCGATTCTGGTCAGCCTGGCGCTGAGCCTTGTGCTGTCGCTGTTTCTTGACCTGCTGATAGCCCGCCTCGGCTACAGCCTGACCGGGTGGACGCGCTGA
- a CDS encoding type II toxin-antitoxin system RelE/ParE family toxin → MEQKVTFEYTLTVKHCIDTIASFLRRVDVELRPVIADILTQFESTVGQFPLSGQICPELLKIGCAKYREFNHAEGYRVLYSVDETLVTAYAILAHRQDVQQLLFKRLIMA, encoded by the coding sequence ATGGAACAGAAGGTGACCTTTGAGTACACGCTTACCGTAAAGCACTGTATCGACACAATAGCGAGTTTTCTGCGCCGCGTTGATGTTGAGCTGCGTCCGGTTATTGCAGATATTCTCACACAGTTTGAGAGTACCGTAGGCCAGTTCCCCCTGAGTGGCCAGATTTGCCCCGAATTGCTGAAAATTGGCTGCGCCAAATACCGGGAGTTTAACCACGCTGAAGGCTATCGGGTTTTGTATTCCGTAGACGAAACCTTAGTGACCGCGTATGCGATCCTGGCACATCGTCAGGACGTCCAGCAGCTGCTGTTTAAGCGTCTGATCATGGCCTGA